A window from Verrucomicrobiota bacterium encodes these proteins:
- a CDS encoding glycosyltransferase has product MNTHSGVDSWIGSLAAKWARTPVLLRTRHLNLPLKRSRLNLVHHFPDRIITCGEAIRAELIARDGFPPGQLVSIPTGIDFAGFNPQRDRSATRKNLGLAEGHFVILMVGILRTVKGHDVALRAFQTMASEIEQARLVLAGDGPWQGELQRLTATLGLTDRVRFLGFRDDVPDLMAAADLFLLTSRSEGVPQAVTQAMYAGLPVVATRVGGVPELIAHEENGLLVPPENPVATAAAIRRMAQDPNLARQFSAAGRSQVEIRFSLQAMLDRTEQLGAELLAEKRR; this is encoded by the coding sequence GTGAATACGCACAGCGGCGTCGATAGCTGGATCGGCAGCCTGGCCGCAAAGTGGGCGCGGACGCCGGTCCTGCTGCGCACGCGTCATCTGAACCTGCCGTTGAAACGGAGCCGGCTGAATCTCGTCCATCATTTTCCCGACCGCATCATCACGTGCGGCGAGGCGATCCGCGCGGAATTGATCGCGCGCGACGGGTTTCCGCCGGGCCAACTCGTCAGCATTCCCACCGGCATCGATTTCGCAGGTTTCAATCCGCAACGCGACCGAAGCGCGACCCGGAAAAATCTCGGTCTCGCCGAGGGCCATTTCGTCATTCTCATGGTCGGAATTCTCCGCACCGTCAAAGGGCACGATGTCGCTCTGCGAGCGTTTCAAACCATGGCCTCGGAAATCGAACAGGCTCGGCTGGTGTTGGCCGGCGACGGCCCCTGGCAAGGGGAGTTACAGCGGCTGACCGCAACTTTGGGTCTCACGGATCGCGTCCGCTTTCTCGGATTTCGCGACGATGTTCCGGACTTGATGGCGGCGGCGGATTTGTTCCTGCTCACGTCGCGGTCGGAAGGAGTCCCCCAGGCTGTTACGCAGGCGATGTACGCCGGTTTGCCTGTTGTGGCCACACGAGTGGGGGGCGTTCCTGAATTGATCGCGCACGAGGAGAATGGCCTGCTGGTGCCGCCGGAGAATCCGGTCGCGACCGCAGCCGCCATCCGGCGAATGGCGCAAGACCCGAACCTGGCCCGGCAGTTCTCGGCAGCGGGTCGGTCGCAGGTGGAGATCCGATTCAGTTTGCAGGCGATGCTGGATCGGACCGAGCAACTCGGCGCGGAATTATTGGCGGAGAAACGCCGCTGA